A genomic window from Terrisporobacter glycolicus ATCC 14880 = DSM 1288 includes:
- a CDS encoding alpha/beta hydrolase, with product MNETKALIDKQLRLKGKVLARLVKYNDEHDFEKYNKVMNIFLRGEKSKKILCEEKHILTRNNNKIRVCIYSPLDKKPNATGLLWLHGGGYAMGIPELDLQYYEKLISVANCIIVAPDYTLSLEKPYPQALYDSYETLYWMKNNVDDLGIRENQIFVGGKSAGGGLAAGTVLYARDKKEVNVAFQMPLYPMLDDRMNTPSAIDNDAPVWNSKSNYLAWKLYLSDLFETDKVSKYASPSRETDYSNLPPIFTFIGEAEPFYDETVQYIENLKKAGVKTHFYTHKGCYHSFDKVCSHSHQGKEAIKEMLETFKYATENYFASQDYLK from the coding sequence ATGAACGAAACCAAGGCACTTATAGATAAGCAGCTTAGGCTTAAGGGGAAAGTATTAGCAAGATTAGTAAAATATAATGATGAACATGATTTTGAGAAATATAATAAAGTTATGAATATATTTTTAAGAGGCGAAAAAAGTAAAAAAATTTTATGTGAAGAAAAACATATACTAACGAGAAACAATAATAAAATTAGGGTTTGCATTTATAGCCCATTAGATAAAAAACCTAATGCAACAGGCTTATTATGGCTTCATGGTGGTGGATATGCTATGGGAATACCTGAGTTAGATCTGCAATATTATGAAAAACTAATATCTGTAGCAAATTGTATAATAGTTGCACCTGATTATACACTTTCTTTAGAAAAGCCATATCCACAAGCACTATATGATAGTTATGAAACTCTTTATTGGATGAAAAACAATGTTGACGATTTAGGAATAAGAGAAAATCAAATTTTTGTAGGAGGAAAAAGTGCGGGAGGTGGACTTGCAGCAGGTACTGTACTTTATGCTAGAGATAAAAAAGAAGTAAATGTTGCTTTTCAAATGCCACTATATCCTATGCTTGATGATAGAATGAATACACCTTCAGCTATAGATAATGATGCACCAGTATGGAATTCTAAAAGTAATTATTTAGCTTGGAAGTTATACTTGAGCGATTTATTTGAAACTGATAAAGTAAGTAAATATGCTTCACCTTCAAGAGAAACAGACTATTCAAACTTACCACCTATATTTACTTTTATTGGAGAAGCAGAACCTTTTTATGATGAAACTGTACAGTATATAGAAAATCTAAAAAAAGCTGGAGTTAAGACACATTTTTACACCCATAAAGGATGTTATCATTCTTTTGATAAAGTTTGCTCTCATTCTCATCAAGGAAAAGAAGCTATTAAAGAAATGCTAGAAACTTTTAAATATGCAACTGAAAATTACTTTGCTTCCCAAGATTATTTAAAATAA
- a CDS encoding protein kinase domain-containing protein codes for MRDFNYKYTIRDFIDKTKWSNVYSGINKETNEKIIINILINLEDNEENLEVFKKEIELLKSINSTNVISINNMNTYVNKDKIYYYIESEDFEGLTLDELMRINKLHNNQCLQIIREVINGVKEFNNKKINFKDLTIENIIINGEGIIKIDTLSFINNHKGHINCKIHDAKKFRANEDVQVIGKILCHMITGKEIFNPEENKNLDKDIGEILAKATNKKHISKHKYRDLNEFSKDIDLYLCGGELINNEEVNLKEHNRLNPKYNIKKYVIIACSVVMLLCTTAFGAQYVINKKSENVADKNTNEAVYKQEESSEDESELNLTPIEENMIKHKDSKGTTKEKTSDSNKSNENTKKEDKKENTSKKDKNNKDKDKDKTDKKEQDKDNSDKDNDKEDPGKDNNDEDKEKPDEEKPDNDNSNEEKPDDEKNSDKNNNVVK; via the coding sequence ATGAGAGATTTTAATTATAAATACACAATTAGAGATTTCATTGACAAAACCAAATGGTCAAATGTTTATTCAGGCATAAATAAAGAAACTAATGAAAAAATAATTATAAATATACTTATAAATTTAGAAGACAATGAAGAAAATTTAGAAGTATTTAAAAAAGAAATAGAATTACTAAAAAGCATAAATAGTACAAATGTAATATCCATAAATAATATGAATACTTATGTAAATAAAGATAAAATTTATTATTATATTGAAAGTGAAGATTTTGAAGGTTTAACATTAGATGAATTAATGAGAATAAATAAGCTTCATAATAATCAATGCTTACAAATAATAAGAGAAGTAATAAATGGCGTTAAGGAATTTAATAATAAAAAAATAAACTTTAAAGATTTAACAATAGAAAATATAATAATAAATGGTGAAGGTATAATAAAAATTGATACTTTATCATTTATTAATAATCATAAGGGTCATATAAATTGTAAAATTCATGATGCTAAAAAGTTTAGAGCTAATGAAGATGTGCAGGTTATAGGAAAAATTTTATGCCATATGATTACTGGTAAAGAAATATTTAATCCAGAAGAAAATAAAAATTTGGATAAAGACATTGGTGAAATTTTAGCAAAAGCTACAAATAAAAAACATATTTCAAAACATAAATATAGAGATTTAAATGAATTTTCAAAGGACATAGATTTATATTTATGTGGAGGAGAATTAATTAATAATGAAGAAGTTAATTTAAAAGAACATAATAGACTAAATCCCAAATATAATATTAAAAAATATGTGATTATAGCATGTTCAGTTGTAATGCTACTTTGTACTACGGCTTTTGGAGCACAATATGTAATAAACAAAAAGTCAGAGAATGTGGCAGATAAAAATACAAATGAAGCTGTTTATAAACAAGAAGAAAGTTCAGAGGATGAAAGTGAATTAAATCTAACTCCTATTGAAGAAAATATGATTAAACATAAAGATTCAAAAGGAACTACTAAAGAAAAAACAAGTGATAGTAATAAAAGCAATGAAAATACTAAAAAAGAAGACAAGAAAGAAAATACAAGTAAAAAAGATAAGAATAATAAAGACAAGGATAAAGATAAAACAGATAAAAAAGAACAAGATAAAGACAATTCAGACAAGGATAATGACAAAGAAGATCCTGGCAAAGATAATAATGATGAAGATAAAGAAAAACCAGATGAAGAAAAACCAGACAATGACAATTCTAATGAAGAAAAACCAGATGATGAAAAAAACTCAGATAAAAACAACAATGTGGTCAAGTAA
- a CDS encoding GNAT family N-acetyltransferase yields the protein MEIRLAHKDDLKEIIKIESICFPPSEAASKEVMEERFKAFGENFLVAVEDDKIVGFINGCTTDKACLPDKLYNDVTLHNPKGKYQTVFGLDVLPQYRNKGTAAILLEAYIDLSKRREKNGIVLTCKDYLIHYYEKFGFKHEGVSISSHGGSKWNDMILLFEKALT from the coding sequence ATGGAGATTAGACTAGCACATAAAGATGATTTAAAAGAAATAATAAAAATAGAAAGTATTTGTTTTCCACCATCAGAAGCAGCTAGCAAAGAAGTTATGGAAGAGAGATTCAAAGCTTTCGGCGAAAATTTTTTAGTTGCAGTGGAAGATGATAAAATAGTAGGATTTATAAATGGGTGTACTACAGACAAGGCTTGCCTTCCTGATAAATTATATAATGATGTTACATTACATAATCCAAAGGGGAAATATCAAACGGTATTTGGCCTGGATGTTTTACCACAATATAGAAATAAGGGTACAGCAGCTATATTGTTAGAAGCATATATAGATCTTTCTAAAAGACGAGAAAAAAACGGTATAGTTCTTACTTGTAAAGACTATTTAATTCATTATTATGAAAAGTTTGGATTTAAACATGAGGGTGTTTCAATATCTTCTCATGGAGGATCTAAGTGGAATGATATGATATTATTATTTGAAAAAGCATTAACTTAA
- a CDS encoding VanW family protein yields MRGQKRILNKLTYLVMIAIIGFTSLGLAPKENDKKIHSNITIQNIDVGKLTEKQAINKLKSTYPLKDFNITYNNKKWTIKCESIDLNYHIEEKVKEAFNYTRSSSTIENIKRKSKLNLKKSHNIKLKATYDERKLSKELEVICNSINVDAVDATFRVELSGELKRTESKEGKQLDLSRLKEDIYDMINKKKIENINLSVITLYPDVSTKQVKSINSVLGEFSTSFNDSTSRGSNIHVAGEQTSDILLMPGDTFSYNKCTGARNWVNGYKSAPIIVGGKVTNGEGGGVCQVSTTIYNAALMSGLTIDEVHNHSLPSRYAQKGRDATVSYGYTDLKFSNPFTHPVYIKNIVGNGAITSKIYGSNVDRERISIKIVEEYTKNKITVQTYRLFLDEENNIMKKELVNTSVYKSN; encoded by the coding sequence ATGAGAGGACAAAAACGTATTTTAAATAAATTAACATATTTAGTAATGATAGCTATAATAGGGTTTACTTCCCTCGGATTAGCGCCAAAAGAAAATGACAAAAAAATTCATAGTAATATTACAATACAAAATATAGACGTGGGAAAATTAACTGAAAAACAAGCAATAAATAAACTTAAATCAACTTATCCGTTGAAGGATTTTAATATTACCTATAATAATAAAAAGTGGACAATAAAATGTGAAAGTATAGACCTTAATTATCACATAGAAGAAAAGGTAAAAGAAGCCTTTAATTATACAAGAAGTAGCTCTACTATAGAAAATATAAAAAGAAAAAGCAAACTTAATTTAAAGAAATCACATAATATTAAGCTAAAAGCAACATACGATGAAAGAAAATTGAGTAAGGAGTTAGAGGTAATTTGCAATAGTATAAATGTTGATGCTGTGGATGCAACTTTTCGTGTTGAACTCAGTGGAGAGTTAAAAAGAACAGAATCAAAAGAAGGTAAACAACTTGATTTATCAAGATTAAAAGAAGATATTTATGATATGATTAATAAAAAGAAAATTGAAAATATCAATTTGTCAGTAATTACCTTGTACCCAGATGTTTCCACAAAACAAGTTAAAAGTATAAATTCAGTATTAGGAGAATTTAGTACAAGTTTCAATGACTCAACTTCCAGAGGAAGTAATATTCATGTGGCAGGAGAACAAACTAGTGATATTTTATTAATGCCTGGAGATACTTTTTCTTACAATAAATGTACTGGAGCAAGAAATTGGGTCAACGGATACAAAAGTGCTCCTATAATAGTAGGAGGTAAAGTTACAAATGGAGAAGGTGGAGGCGTATGTCAAGTTTCTACAACAATTTACAATGCAGCCTTGATGTCAGGACTTACCATAGACGAAGTACATAATCATTCCCTTCCATCCAGATATGCACAAAAGGGAAGAGATGCTACTGTTTCTTATGGATATACTGACCTAAAATTCTCCAATCCATTTACTCACCCAGTATATATAAAAAATATAGTAGGAAATGGAGCAATAACGTCTAAAATATATGGGTCTAACGTAGATAGAGAGCGAATAAGTATAAAAATTGTAGAGGAATATACAAAAAATAAAATTACTGTACAAACATATAGATTATTTTTAGACGAGGAAAATAATATTATGAAAAAAGAGCTAGTTAATACTAGTGTGTATAAATCCAATTAA
- a CDS encoding NADH peroxidase, with protein MKKFVCTVCGYIYEGEKAPDVCPVCKVGTEKFQEMKGKMNWADEHRIGVAQGVDEQIIEDLRANFVGECTEVGMYLAMSRQADREGYPEIAEAYKRIALEEAEHAAKFAELLGEVVVADTKENLRVRVDAEYGATDGKLKLAKRAKELGLDAIHDTVHEMCKDEARHGKAFLGLLERYFG; from the coding sequence ATGAAAAAATTTGTATGTACAGTATGTGGATATATATACGAGGGAGAAAAAGCACCAGATGTGTGTCCAGTTTGTAAAGTAGGAACTGAAAAGTTCCAAGAAATGAAAGGAAAAATGAATTGGGCAGATGAACACAGAATAGGTGTGGCGCAAGGTGTTGATGAACAAATAATAGAAGACTTAAGAGCTAACTTCGTTGGAGAATGCACTGAAGTTGGAATGTATTTAGCGATGAGTCGTCAAGCTGATAGAGAAGGTTATCCTGAAATAGCAGAAGCTTACAAAAGAATAGCTTTAGAAGAAGCAGAACATGCTGCAAAATTTGCAGAATTACTTGGAGAAGTAGTTGTTGCTGATACAAAAGAAAACTTAAGAGTGAGAGTTGATGCAGAGTATGGAGCAACTGATGGAAAATTAAAGCTGGCTAAGAGAGCTAAAGAGCTAGGACTTGATGCTATTCATGATACTGTTCATGAAATGTGTAAAGATGAAGCTAGACATGGTAAAGCATTCTTAGGATTACTAGAAAGATACTTCGGATAA
- a CDS encoding sulfide/dihydroorotate dehydrogenase-like FAD/NAD-binding protein, translating into MERPNNQFCADAGGKYCPCHLAHSGDCIKCSLIRGEKTCECKWQGVCIYNELMHNKIVPVEERKDLLCKVIESKEIEKNIYFLKIKIPSYLTRDLSEPGAYVFLKDKDRESGFFNAPISVMDVDEEDNILEVVVVPRGIKTKSLVNCEEIIVKAPYFNGIFGLKEIKSNACNKCVVVLDGLSQVNSLKVIKRLIRNNNEVEVFINEKGKRLEMMEEKIEDLGVNIQLFNLEEKKEILINYIRSNNISFVYSCGLIYFNKSILQLVDSIDDKIKFAIPNNNLICCGEGICGACTIRLNNCRIKTCKAQMNGREFLSNLK; encoded by the coding sequence ATGGAAAGACCTAATAATCAATTTTGTGCTGATGCAGGGGGAAAATACTGTCCATGTCATTTAGCTCACAGTGGGGACTGTATAAAATGCTCTTTAATTAGAGGGGAAAAGACTTGTGAGTGTAAGTGGCAAGGAGTTTGTATTTACAATGAACTTATGCACAACAAAATAGTACCAGTAGAAGAAAGAAAAGACTTACTATGTAAAGTTATTGAAAGTAAAGAAATAGAAAAAAATATTTACTTTTTAAAGATTAAAATACCTAGTTATTTAACTAGAGATTTAAGTGAACCAGGTGCATATGTTTTTTTGAAGGACAAAGATAGAGAAAGTGGATTTTTCAATGCACCTATATCTGTAATGGATGTGGATGAAGAAGATAATATACTAGAAGTGGTAGTAGTTCCAAGAGGAATAAAAACAAAGTCTTTAGTAAATTGTGAAGAGATAATTGTAAAGGCTCCTTATTTTAATGGGATTTTTGGGCTAAAAGAAATCAAATCAAATGCCTGTAACAAATGTGTAGTAGTTCTAGATGGCTTATCTCAAGTAAACTCGCTAAAAGTTATAAAAAGATTAATTAGAAATAACAACGAAGTGGAAGTATTTATAAATGAAAAAGGTAAAAGACTAGAAATGATGGAAGAAAAAATAGAAGATTTGGGAGTAAATATTCAACTTTTTAATTTAGAAGAGAAAAAAGAAATTCTAATAAATTATATAAGAAGTAACAATATAAGTTTTGTTTACAGTTGTGGATTAATATATTTTAATAAGTCTATCTTACAACTAGTAGATAGCATTGATGATAAGATAAAATTTGCAATTCCAAATAATAATTTAATCTGTTGCGGAGAAGGTATATGCGGTGCATGTACTATTAGATTAAATAATTGCAGAATAAAGACATGTAAAGCTCAAATGAATGGACGAGAGTTTTTAAGTAATCTTAAATAA
- a CDS encoding FAD-dependent oxidoreductase, translating to MAKVVVIGGGWAGCAAAISASKAGAQVVILEKTDLLIGLGNVGGIMRNNGRYTACEEAMYLGASELFTLTDENSTHKNVNFPGHNHATIYNVLKIEPPVRKLIKDMGIEVKIMSRVVDVDCEKNILRAVILEDGQRIEGDSFVDTTGSSGPMGNCSKYGNGCAMCVLRCPSFGGRVSVTGRCGVNDMIGERVNGDFGAFSGSMKLLKESLSEDIQKELNDEGFAVIPLPKELRNEKKLDIKVCQQYALHEFAENIILLDTGHAKLMTPFFDLEKLRSVPGFETACIVDPYSGGKGNSIRYMAVSPRDNYMRAEGMKNLFVGGEKSGFYVGHTEAICTGSLAGHNAVRYLTNKGYLQLPSSLLIGDFISYSNEEMHKVEGSKMRFTFAGSIYFNRMKELGLYTIDKEKIEKRVKDVDLLGVYNNKLI from the coding sequence ATGGCAAAAGTTGTAGTAATAGGTGGTGGCTGGGCTGGATGTGCCGCTGCAATAAGCGCATCAAAAGCTGGCGCACAAGTGGTTATTTTGGAAAAAACAGATTTATTAATAGGACTTGGTAACGTGGGCGGAATAATGAGAAATAACGGAAGATACACTGCATGTGAAGAGGCTATGTATTTAGGTGCAAGTGAATTATTTACTTTGACAGATGAAAATTCAACTCATAAAAATGTTAATTTTCCAGGGCATAATCATGCAACAATATATAATGTTTTAAAAATTGAACCACCAGTTAGAAAACTTATAAAAGACATGGGAATAGAAGTAAAAATAATGAGCAGAGTAGTGGATGTTGACTGTGAAAAAAATATATTAAGGGCAGTTATATTAGAAGATGGACAAAGGATAGAAGGAGATAGTTTTGTTGATACAACAGGTTCTTCTGGTCCAATGGGTAATTGTTCTAAGTATGGTAATGGATGTGCTATGTGCGTTCTTAGATGTCCTTCTTTTGGAGGAAGGGTAAGCGTAACAGGAAGATGTGGCGTAAATGATATGATCGGGGAAAGAGTAAATGGTGATTTCGGAGCATTTAGTGGTTCTATGAAATTATTAAAAGAAAGTTTAAGTGAAGATATACAAAAAGAATTAAATGATGAAGGTTTTGCAGTAATACCACTGCCTAAGGAACTTAGAAATGAAAAGAAACTTGATATTAAAGTTTGTCAGCAATATGCCCTTCATGAGTTTGCTGAAAATATTATTTTGTTAGACACTGGTCATGCAAAATTAATGACGCCATTTTTTGATCTAGAAAAATTAAGAAGTGTGCCAGGATTTGAAACAGCATGTATAGTTGATCCATATAGTGGAGGAAAAGGAAATTCTATTAGATATATGGCAGTATCTCCAAGAGATAATTATATGAGAGCGGAAGGAATGAAAAATTTATTTGTTGGAGGAGAAAAATCAGGATTTTATGTAGGCCATACAGAAGCTATTTGTACAGGATCTTTGGCTGGACACAATGCTGTAAGATATTTAACAAATAAGGGATATTTACAATTACCAAGCAGTTTATTAATAGGAGATTTTATATCTTATTCTAATGAGGAAATGCATAAAGTAGAGGGATCAAAGATGAGATTTACCTTTGCAGGAAGTATCTACTTTAATAGAATGAAAGAGCTTGGACTTTATACAATAGACAAAGAAAAAATAGAAAAAAGAGTAAAAGATGTAGATTTATTAGGTGTTTATAATAATAAGTTAATATAA
- a CDS encoding Fic family protein: protein MEYTMGTKLANISVDMNNVKKLCKINEYKGEQIVYKKQPKNVVTSMTDDAILKFVYDTYIDSFLGGQENLVKLIHNEITPQSRDEIGVVEFRDVIKTINSAFEDIQICSQTILELHGYLHRYSLIRGGRYRNEAIGFIDFGKPNDDFDNVHDIEKNIEYKVESLCKKYYKFLEENKIQDLIIIASFIMDFMLIAPFKENNLAMSKILTLLLLNKSGYEIGRFTSLGNLYNDENYSYFKTLFSKQGDLERESYNMNKWLDYFLSIVLSAYEDLSEEMNLTGIKKETKTRRIEKVINSTLGYFTKDDVRNQCPDIPEPTINRVFNNLRKSGKIEVVAKGRSAKWKKR from the coding sequence ATGGAATACACTATGGGGACAAAGCTGGCTAATATATCAGTTGATATGAACAATGTTAAAAAATTATGTAAGATAAATGAATACAAAGGAGAGCAAATTGTCTACAAGAAGCAACCTAAAAATGTGGTAACTTCAATGACAGATGATGCTATTCTTAAATTTGTTTATGATACTTATATTGATAGTTTTCTTGGGGGGCAGGAAAACTTAGTAAAATTGATACACAATGAAATTACACCACAATCTAGAGATGAGATTGGTGTTGTAGAATTTAGAGATGTAATTAAAACAATAAATAGTGCTTTTGAAGATATTCAAATATGCTCTCAAACTATATTAGAGCTTCACGGATATTTGCACAGATATTCTTTAATAAGAGGTGGCAGATACAGAAATGAAGCAATAGGTTTTATTGACTTTGGAAAACCAAATGATGATTTTGATAATGTCCACGATATAGAAAAAAATATAGAATACAAAGTGGAAAGTTTATGTAAAAAATACTATAAGTTTTTAGAAGAAAATAAAATTCAAGATCTTATAATAATTGCTTCTTTTATAATGGATTTTATGTTAATAGCTCCATTTAAAGAAAATAATTTAGCAATGTCAAAAATTTTGACTTTGCTATTATTAAATAAAAGTGGCTATGAGATAGGAAGATTTACTAGTTTGGGTAATTTATATAATGATGAAAATTACTCATATTTTAAAACTTTATTTTCTAAACAAGGAGATCTTGAAAGAGAATCTTACAATATGAACAAATGGTTAGACTATTTCTTGTCAATTGTATTATCAGCCTACGAAGATTTAAGTGAAGAAATGAATTTAACTGGAATTAAAAAAGAAACTAAAACTAGAAGAATAGAGAAAGTTATAAATTCTACTTTGGGATATTTTACAAAGGATGATGTGAGGAATCAGTGTCCTGACATTCCAGAACCAACTATTAATCGTGTTTTTAACAACTTAAGAAAAAGCGGAAAAATAGAAGTTGTGGCAAAAGGTAGAAGTGCCAAGTGGAAAAAAAGATAG
- a CDS encoding FMN-dependent NADH-azoreductase produces MRKTLLYISCNSKPEKLSSSKTVARLFIQKFIEKNPDFDVEEVDLFKDYIPRLEYEYFSGRSALIEGEALKQLDDHAQKEIKRINDLCNQFMKARVYVISAPMWSSSFPPQLKEYFDCVIQDKKTIKFENKKPKGKLNDFYRSLVYIQSSGGKIPAYTKPILNRGVSYIKYISKFMGIKKTKEILVDGTGTTEKERLSSIDKANNEIDKVIKSLKY; encoded by the coding sequence ATGAGAAAAACATTATTATATATTAGTTGTAATTCAAAACCAGAAAAATTATCATCAAGTAAAACAGTAGCTAGACTTTTTATACAAAAGTTTATTGAAAAAAATCCTGATTTTGATGTGGAAGAAGTAGATTTATTTAAAGATTATATACCAAGACTAGAATATGAATATTTTTCAGGTCGTAGTGCCTTAATTGAAGGAGAAGCTTTAAAGCAATTAGATGACCATGCACAAAAAGAAATAAAAAGAATTAATGATTTGTGTAATCAATTTATGAAAGCTAGAGTATATGTTATTTCAGCACCAATGTGGAGTTCATCTTTTCCACCACAGCTTAAAGAATATTTTGACTGTGTAATTCAAGACAAAAAAACTATTAAGTTTGAAAATAAAAAACCAAAGGGAAAACTAAATGATTTTTATAGAAGCTTAGTATATATCCAATCAAGTGGTGGCAAAATACCTGCATATACAAAACCAATTTTAAATCGTGGAGTTAGCTACATAAAATATATATCCAAGTTCATGGGAATAAAAAAGACAAAAGAAATACTAGTTGATGGTACTGGTACTACAGAAAAAGAAAGGCTAAGTTCCATAGATAAAGCTAATAATGAAATTGATAAAGTAATAAAATCTTTAAAATACTAA
- a CDS encoding ATP phosphoribosyltransferase regulatory subunit, which yields MKYLSIENELNYSKKRYEFTKEIEYIFVKNNYIQIKPSIFEDYDNFTSINKRIPTESMVKVVNDKILVLRPDITTSIIKSLIPKWEDNLVLKLFYHSTVYKNENKEGIKEIRQFGCEYLGEKSIKADSEIVNMSLDILKKFGGNFILEIGSSNYINGLLGELNIKEYQENKLKNLILRKNKIELRDYIEKYNINEEIKEIIYNLFELNGGIDQVISKARKFYTNDLMNKGLKELEEISILLKKSEYKKYTNCDLSMVGKFDYYEGIMIKGYYANVYKEILSGGRYDSLTEEFGKRVPAIGFCIDVDGLMEASKR from the coding sequence ATGAAGTATTTAAGCATAGAAAATGAACTAAATTATTCAAAGAAAAGGTATGAATTTACTAAAGAAATAGAATATATATTTGTAAAAAATAACTATATTCAGATAAAACCAAGTATATTTGAGGATTACGACAACTTTACATCTATAAACAAAAGAATTCCTACAGAATCTATGGTGAAAGTAGTAAATGATAAGATTTTAGTATTAAGACCTGATATTACAACAAGTATTATAAAAAGTTTAATACCTAAGTGGGAAGATAACTTAGTACTGAAATTGTTTTATCATTCTACAGTTTACAAAAATGAAAATAAAGAAGGTATAAAAGAAATTAGACAGTTTGGATGTGAGTACTTAGGAGAAAAGTCTATAAAAGCAGACTCAGAAATAGTAAATATGTCTTTAGATATACTTAAAAAATTCGGGGGGAATTTTATTTTAGAAATTGGAAGTAGTAATTACATAAATGGATTACTTGGCGAGTTAAATATTAAAGAATACCAAGAAAACAAATTAAAAAATCTAATACTTAGAAAAAATAAAATAGAATTAAGAGATTATATTGAAAAATACAACATAAATGAAGAAATAAAAGAAATTATATATAATTTGTTTGAACTAAATGGAGGTATAGACCAAGTAATATCAAAAGCTAGGAAATTCTATACAAATGATTTAATGAACAAGGGCTTAAAAGAGTTGGAGGAAATAAGTATTTTACTGAAAAAGAGCGAATATAAAAAATATACAAATTGTGATTTATCCATGGTAGGAAAGTTTGATTATTATGAAGGAATAATGATTAAAGGATATTATGCCAATGTGTACAAAGAAATTCTAAGTGGAGGAAGATATGATTCTCTTACAGAGGAGTTTGGAAAAAGAGTTCCTGCTATAGGATTTTGCATAGATGTGGATGGACTAATGGAAGCATCAAAAAGATAG
- the hisG gene encoding ATP phosphoribosyltransferase: protein MDNIVIAIAKGRIEKDIYKRLKILNMEECIETDSRKLIFKDEENKITYIHVKPSDVVTYVEKGVADLGIVGKDTILENENDNEVYELLDLGFGKCKFSVAGVKGKNNYAKEETLKVATKYPTIAKNYFKSRGQKIQIIKLNGSVELAPIVGLSDVIVDLVETGNTLKANGLEIVEDMCNISSRIIANRVSYKFNKNKIEEIVNKFASTLDEKNY from the coding sequence GTGGACAATATTGTAATAGCCATAGCTAAAGGAAGAATAGAAAAAGATATTTATAAAAGACTGAAGATTCTAAATATGGAGGAGTGTATAGAAACAGATAGCAGAAAATTAATTTTTAAAGATGAAGAAAATAAAATTACTTATATTCATGTAAAGCCATCTGATGTTGTAACTTATGTGGAAAAAGGTGTAGCGGATCTTGGCATAGTAGGAAAAGACACTATTTTAGAAAATGAAAATGATAATGAAGTATATGAACTACTAGATTTAGGATTTGGTAAATGTAAGTTTTCTGTGGCAGGGGTAAAAGGTAAAAATAATTATGCAAAAGAAGAAACTTTAAAAGTTGCAACGAAATATCCAACAATTGCAAAAAATTACTTTAAATCTAGAGGGCAAAAAATACAAATTATAAAACTTAATGGTTCAGTAGAGTTAGCTCCAATAGTAGGGCTCTCAGATGTTATTGTTGACTTGGTGGAAACAGGTAATACGCTAAAAGCAAATGGTCTAGAAATTGTGGAAGATATGTGCAACATAAGTTCTAGAATAATAGCCAATAGAGTAAGTTATAAATTTAATAAAAATAAGATTGAAGAGATTGTAAATAAATTTGCTTCAACTTTAGATGAAAAAAATTATTAG